In Chlamydiales bacterium, the genomic stretch TCCAGACAGCCAACCAAATTAGTAAGCAGTGGCAATTGGGAATTGAAGTTTATTCTTAAATCTTCATTAGACATAATGTAATCGCGCGCCCTTAACCAAACGTCAGCTCGATTTTTAACTAGGTTATTGTTAACAACTTAAGCTCTTGTTCATTAAAATTTAAAGCTGGTTTTTTGGAATGAAACACGGAGCCACAGAGACACGGAGAGTGCTTTTATACATAACGATTTGTCTTATAAAATTATTGGAGCAGCTATTGAAGTCCATAAGGTGCTTGGAGGGCCTGGTTTGCTTGAAAGTGTATATGAGTCTGTATTATGTCATGAATTGTCGTTGCAAGGATTGCAAATTCAAACACAAGTCCCTGTAAATGTAATATACAAAGGGTGTAAAATTAGGGAACCACTTTATTTGGATATCCTAGTTGAAAATAAAATTATCATTGAAATTAAAGCAACAGAGAAAGAGCATCCTATTCATTCTGTTCAACTTCTTACATACTTGCGCTTAACAAGACATGAACTAGGTTTACTCATTAA encodes the following:
- a CDS encoding GxxExxY protein, yielding MSYKIIGAAIEVHKVLGGPGLLESVYESVLCHELSLQGLQIQTQVPVNVIYKGCKIREPLYLDILVENKIIIEIKATEKEHPIHSVQLLTYLRLTRHELGLLI